In Euphorbia lathyris chromosome 2, ddEupLath1.1, whole genome shotgun sequence, the sequence TGAATCATGGATTCATCACTGTGTGTCATGCCTAGGCCGGATATATAGAGGGTGAAGTTTGTAAGATTGAACATTTGTAGGTGGCTCAATTTTAGCATTTCagtaccgaaaatttgaaaaaactgatTTGATTGTTATTTATGTAACGCCCTGGTCTAGAGTGTTTGGCACCCGGGTAGAAGGTTTGAGCAAGGAGCggtcctaagggatggcgatggggggcagaaatgaactgaatcctacaTTGGAAATAGAGAGAGGGTGATTGAggtttattagtaagatgtgaatccaatacatgcatacgcattttaaagccgtgagacccaatgtgttggatttggaccaaagcggataatatctacatggtattggactagGATGTTATAATTTAACTGTTTCATTGGACATTCAAAataagtttatcgataaattgaaacagtttcgACAATTTTGGTTGGTTATctctaactatattagtaacacagtaaatatttgagacagtttaataaaaaaaaaattaattgttagcattttaacatGTTTTTCTGTAATTATATTAATAGCACAATAcatatcttagacataattgatatttgtaaGGTCCGACTGTTAAACAACAATCAAACGGgtcttttaaaaaatatatataatgtagTTGTAGAGCTAAAATTGTAGACAACAGCTTTGAATGTTCTGGAAGGGGGAATTGCGCAGACAATCACTGTTTCAAATGTCACAActcccattttttttattttatcaaaacagaTTGGATAATTGCTATTTAGATCAGATAGCTTTTGTCTTTgggatgaagaattttgagggaaGGAAATGCTAATTATATATAGTTGATAGAGAGCAAGCACTACTTTTATTTTtgctaaataatttattagtattCACCATTTTAGGTAAAATAGCTATATTGCATGGATACGGATACAGACATGGACGCGGATACGGGAAACGTTAGTTCTAAGATATAACCTTCATAAAAATAGCtttcaaaaatgaaaatgaatacTGACCCGAAATGGAAACGGATACGAAACGCAGAAACACTACTAACTACTCCCTCCGGTCCACAATAGAAGTCTTTCTAGAGAGttttttttgttccacaatacatgacattttgcttaaatctatgtacattaatttacttttaccaaatatatcCTTATTTAAGTTGACTTTTTATCTTGGAAATAGATAAAGTTACTAGTGGATGCAATTATTACAagggtaacaaagtcttttacttaaaattaattgcatttcttaattagtgtgcattaaccttaaaagacTTCTATTGTGAACCGGAGGGAGTAGAAGTTACGACATAGATgccctattttaaaaataatttatatactttattgttttttttcaaataaaaagattCCATATGTTTGTGTAGGTAATTAAATATGAGGATATGTACAAATTCATGTGAAGAGAGAGACGTAAAAGGTTGAAAAGTCAAGAAACATAGGCTTAACATGCATCTTTGGCTTCTTCCTAAATCTTTGTAGTGATCTTGATTTTCAAAACATTGACATTAATTGAGATTTCAAGTAAATTGATAAGGGTTTTAAGTTTCATGTTTGGGTTTAAATTGCAATGCCTAAATGAAgataaggaaaagaaaaagagagccTTGAGTTTTTCGGTATAGGTgaaattttttctaaaattttatatactttgtttcgtttttcttttttctgttaCTGTTTCACTCATATATTAATTTGGAAcagttttgtaattaattatattttcggtccaaattatatattcttataGAAACCAGTTCGATAATTTTATGCACAGTGTGTAACGACGCGGTACGGAGAGGGTGGCGCCAggatagaaggcctgagcaatgAGCGACActaagggatgacgatgggggcaggaatgaactgaatcccacatcggaaacaGAGAGGGGGTGATTGGggtttattagtaagatgaaaattcaatacatgcagacgcgttttaaagccgtgaggtccaaagtgttggatttgggccagaacggacaatatctacatggtattggaccagagtGTTACACAGCGAGAATGCAGAaagtaattatttatttaattattgctTAGATTACCTTGCAAGCTCACATACACACGTGGAGAGGAGGTGATCCATGACTCGGCGGGCACGATGAAGTTTCGATGAGGTGGGAGTAGTCCTTGTGGGGGTTCTTTTATTCCACCAATGAATATCCATCAGAGCCATACTGGGAACCCAGTAATGAATATCAATGCTGTGAGAGATGTTGTACATGAATTATATGGTCCTGGGCTTCGACATGTGGGTAGGCTAGAATTTCATAAGCCTTAACTAGGAGCTATTTACTGAGAGAATCCTTACCCAAGAGGCAGTCCACATTAGAGCATGTGGCAAGGTTTACGATTCAATGCCGCGAACCGGCTAATctttacaactttgattacttcAAGTTACGACTGTTTCCCAATCCACTTACTGGTTTGACTTTTACTTGGTTCTCATCTTTACCTCGTAAATCAGTCTTTACCTGGCAGGACATGGATACACAATTTCATGTTAAGTTCTGCCGTGCTGAACCGAAAGTTTACATAGCAGAGTTGTCTCTTCATCTATGGCGTATACACTCTCCTTCACATACTTGAATGGCAGACCTGAATATCACATATTGTGTTTATAATTAACTAATGTAGAATATTTAACACTCAGAGCTGATATATAAAACGTGGAGTTTGTAGAATTTAACATTTGGTTCAGGGCTCAGGTGGTGGCTCAgcgtgccaacctagttgggatggcTGACTAGTCGTTTTTCCATTGCTAGCTTTTATTCAAAAACATTTGCAGATGCCTCAATATGGACCAGGATCCCAAATCCGAGAGTATATATAaggtataaggatcaaatttaatcctaacatttCAAGTTAAGCGCATATTTAGTTCTAAGtatgaaattgtacaaatttaactttaacgtttccaagtaaaatcaattttagcttTAGGCtgtcgaaaatttgaaaaaacaagtttgactgttatttaacagTTATATCGgaccttccaaacaagtttgtggataaattgaaacaatttcatactctcttttttttttgtaactacaTTAAcgtttaacaaaaaaatttgtaattaacttatatgtagcagatttagtttgtttttttttttttttggtaagaaaggaaaggaaaaaaacaaaaccaacaaaaacctacaccgggatcagtctaggaaggctgatcCCAATcttatcctctaggagagaaggcaaaagaaaagaaggaggaacagagagggtagaaatacctaacattctcccatgcccagcagatTTAGTTTGTTAGTATTCTTAATATGATTTTTGTGATTTTGTTACTAatacattaaatatcttagacataattaatatttgaaagTCTGAAGTTACAGTTAAATACCAATCAACccagttttttctaattttctgtAATGTTGGGCAAAACTTGATCttgcttaaaaaaaaaaattaaagttaaatttacatcattttatacgttaaagagtgtacgaaattgtacaaatttaacTTTAACTTTTCTAATTCATATCaattttataaaagaaaaactgATTTGAATGTTATTTAAATATCGCTTATAAATAAATTCATCACTAACACGAAGCAGTTGACTTGTTAGTCCCAACTCCACCGTCTCCTTGTAGAACATCGACACTTAATAACTTGAGGCATGACTTTGCTAAGAAGTTCAGTGAGATTGTAGACAACTGCTTTGAATATTCTCGAAGGGGGAATTCCACAGACAATCATTTTATTAGTccacatatgttggctgttatTTCTCTAGAATCTTGCTTGATAAAGGCTCTTCTTACACCATATACTTGTGTTGTCATCACACACGTGTTTAATGATATGATATGATATGACCTtaaaagcttaatacatcattttgtCCCCAAATtatctaaaaagtttgattggctccattaattttaaaagtgtttcGATAGCTCTTCAACTTaaataaaatgttcaattagttCTTTAAACTTatgcaaaatgtaatcaattaatcactcggttataaaaaaaaaataagttaaatacgcacgagtcttaaaaaaaagtaaaacgatcaaaatcggggtatgcgattctaatactagagaagacaagttttatagttgaacaagtaataattttttttttaatctatttttgaattatgtaataacattataaGATGCATGtaatgtcatggaaccgtttgaactaaaagctcgaacggATAGTCAAggctcaatcatatatcttatatattaatctctgacacacccccacacgcaaatgccccttgggcttgcagggtgcacaacacaggcccatcccgccatgtgttttaaTTTCACAAATTTGAGATTGCTAGGACTCGAACCCTCAACCGTTTAGTCCcggaggctctgataccatgtcatggaaccgttgaactaaaagctcgaacttatagttaaggtccaatcatatatcttatattaatctctgacatagAATACATTTTCCgtattacattttacgcaaattcaagaagctaattgaatattttatacaagtttaggaagctatTGAGATACTTTAAAAATTCAGAGCGCCAATTAAACTTTTTTGACAAGTTAGggagcaaatgatatattaaccctaaaaaaaataaacatcaataaataaataaataaataaagtcaTATATGATAATAGATAAAGTAGTCATTATTTGAATAATGTATAAAGTCCATTCAACCGGCATTGTTGACCCGACTAATGATTTGACTTCAGCAGTTTCATCTATAAAACATCAAATATTTCATTCAAATTTAAAGTCAGCTAAATTAAATCAGATCTTCCTTCTTCTCCCTGAAATAATGGAGGTGCTTTCGTTGCCAATGACAAGAAGCTGGCGAAGATACTGGAGAAGAAAGAGATACCAGAGACTCCACGACGGCGGAGGAATCAGATCAGGTAGTAGAAAGAATATGAAGGTGATTAGGATCGGAGATGGCAGCCCACGTAGGGTTTGGAAGTTAAAGGCAGCAAGACTAAGAATATTCAAAATTGCTACTTCGCCATTAAAGCTGTTGGGAAAGATCAAGAGTGCATATATGAACATGATGGTTAATTTGGCAGGGAACGTCGGCTATTTGAATAACGATAATATTTTCGGAAATAAGAGAATTCCTAAAGCAAGACAACCTTCTtctgtttcttcttcctctaatGATGAATTTGAGACTAGGCTCGTTTACGAGATTTATAAAGCTTTGAAACAAACTCACTATTGAGATTTGcttcagcttgagcttttagttcaaacggtttTACGATGCATTTCTCTGCTTTCTCAAGCTTAAATACTGTTCGTTTTTTCTTTTGTACACAACATATGTATATTAGGAGACTAGAGGATGAGAAGTTATATTTTGTAACAGGATTAGTATTGGTCTCTCCACTCAAATAATACCATATTAATAATTGGACTGACGTGGTATTATTTTAGTGGACAGGACCAATACTTATCTTGGACTGTTGGAGATGAACTCTAAACGAGTAAATCCTAACAGGCAATAACATGTAAGTCAATCTTTCTTGACTTTTCAACGTTCAATTGTATGAATTTGTACACATTTGATATTTAagagaaaataaacaaaagtgTGAAAGGATTTGGAGTTTAATGTGTACAATTAAACCTTATGTTTTTGGATTAACTACATAACTAAATGATTTAGAAGTCGTTTTTGTTACCATGGAAGGGCTAGGCcctagaaaataaaagaaaatgaattaaAGACGGATTCGACGAATAGAGCTAGCTCCACTTATGTCTGCAAGAAGAAGATTAAGAAGGTCTGCATACGGTCTATCCCACTAGTGATGATTTAAAAAGAGAGTTCTTGTGAAATTTTTCATACAGTCAGGTGCTCTATTACTTTTAATCACTCTGACGACCTTCTGTTTCAAAAGATTTTTACACTCCTCAATTAACCAGAAGTATCCGTGCACTGCTAGACACAGGTTTGATATTAACCTCACCGTGACCAAAGAGTCCACCTCTATAATAACACGTCTAAAGCATTTCTTTCACGTCGTATCCAACCCAAAATAGAGTCCCCGTTGTTCGGCCCGCGCCGTTGAACAGATGCCCAAATTACACACTAAGTCAATGATCCAAGCGCCTTATTTATCACGAGCTAAGCCACATGTCGATGTCGGACCTGTATTGCCCTTGCTCGCGCCAtcacaattaatttttatcaGGTCCTTTTctgatattttgttttgtatcaTTATTTCTTTTGGATTGATATTGCAAATACAATGGTATCAAATGCTTGTTTAATTGTTGGATTATCCATTTAATATTTGCTTCACGCTCTAAATGATTCTAATTTGGACAAGAGGAGGTCTTAAATATCAAATACTGTTTAAGTAAgaagttatatttttttttttgacacaaAGAAGCAATTCATTAAGATATCAAATCATCAACGTATAATAGACAGTCAGACTGAGAGCCGGTGTCCGAACAACAGAAAGGACAACATGGTTCGCTGACAAAAATAAACCAGATACAATAAAGTATCGAATCAAAGCTAACAATGATCTAAATAACACCAACAAAATTCCAACAACAGATTTAACACTAAGATCAAGTACATCCCGTATGAAATCTGTGAGGAGACAAATCACATTTGAAACCCGATCCCTGAGCTGATAGGAAGCTTTTTGAACCTCATGACCTTCATCAAACGGCTGAAAAACAAGATCCCAGGAACAGACCCGAATATCTCGTACGAACCACACAAGGTTGTACGGAGGTACTGAAACCTGAACAAGTTCACAGGAACAGACCCAAAAGTCTCGTACGAACCACATATGGTTGCACGGAGGTACTGAAACCTAAACAATAGCCACaaacatggtgatgaagatgAGGAAACCGTTGAAGAGAGAACCATTGACGAGAGTATTGTTGGGCTTTTCTGACCCATGAGGAGCCCAATTAGGGTTAGGCCTATGCTTTAACCCTAagggctcgtttggttcgcggaatagagggggaatagaatagcctattcctaaagaatatctattcccacctttggttgattttttttatggaatagttattccatggaatccctattccttgatttcatggaatagctattcttcaatttaggttaggaataacatattcctaatattatatttttgtaatttacaaaattatcctccattaaatcctcaatcttctctctaatcactttcccaaatcttataaattttggtcaatccataatttatatcatataaaacgtgaaaaatggaaaaatgacgaaaatgttaaaaaatgtaaaaatacgaaaaatatgaaacacgaaaaatgtgaaaatgttacaaacacgagaatatgcaaaaaaataaaatacgcgaaaaacatgaaaacgtgaacaaatgcgaaaaacacgaagacgcaaaaaaaaagcaaacacacgaaaaacacaaaataggaatagcgcgaaaaagtgacaaaacacgaaatattaaaaaacgtgaaaaataaaaacacgaaaatgcgaaaaaatacgaaaaaatacgaaaaatgctaaaacacaaaaacgtgacaatatgtgaaaaacatgaaaatgcgaaaaacgcaaacaaaacacaaaaacgttaaaaacaaaaaaatatgaaaaacatggaaaaacgtgaataacacgaagtaacaaaatacgaaaaatacaaaaacgcgaaaaaaaaaacaaaaaggggaaaaaccgaaaaactaaaacgtgaaaaatcgaaaaaatgcaaaataaaacacaataacatgacaaaacgtgaaaaatacgaaaacgtgaacaaacggaaaaaacaagaaaacttgggaaacacggaaaaacataaaaaaaacgttataaacgcatttttcgtattttcacattttcgtgttttccacttttttcatgtttttgtgttttttacggtttgcacatttttttgtgttttttcatattttgcgtgtgtgtttttttttttgtgttaacacgtttatatgttttcgcgttttcacccttttccacttttatctcatttttttcttttatttttgtgtttttaatgtttttttgcgcttttacattttgttttttttacctctcttttttcgtgtttttacaatttttccgttttcatgttcttattgttttttcgtttttaatgtatttttcgtgtttttttcgtctttagtgtttcccatttttctattttttatatattttttaaaataatatatattaaatatttgaacaatttatagtaaaaaattaaaattttaaaataaataagaaattacatttgaggataatattgtctttttaataaaaaaaattatctattccattctaccttattccaccaaccaaacataggaatagtaattcctaagaatttctattccattctttgctattctattcctttggaataaccattctattccattccattctattccgcgaaccaaacggcacctAGGAGTATATAAGGGTAAGTTTAAGATAGTTTTTTAGATCTAATTTTCGGCCACcacaaaagaaaagagaaagtgAAAGTCAATTCTTCTTCCATTTCGCCCAGCCACACGGAATTGCCCATagccggagattgaaccgttggaTCGTCGTGAAATTTGGATAGGAGCTTCCTAACACCTGTTCGCTTGTTTTCACCGGAGCGATCGTCGTACCAGGGGCAGATTGTAGTCAGATTTGTGACTTCTTTgaggttcttcttttcttttgtgttgTAATTGATTCCATACTTCTTGAGGAAAAATTATAAGATTGTATGTTGATTGTGTATGCCTCTAGTGTTATCTAAGGATGAAGTTGTGTATTTTccattattatttgatatagtGGAAGGTTTAAGCGGACTACGGTCCTCATGGTTTTTACTCCTTGCATTGAGGGGGTTTTCCACGTAAAAATCGTGATTGTTCATTGTATTTGTGTGGCTGCCATTTAACTACTATTGTTGCTTCGTTGTGTTTGGTTGTTGCTCTACTAATTAGTTTCCTCATAGATTCATTCAAGTCGGGAAAGGATTAATAACGAAGGTTAATTCTGCATTATTGTTGTTACCTTCCACGAATCTGCCTCATTCGGCTAGAGACGGTGATACTCCTCCCGAAGTCCAAGATCCTTCTCACTCGTGTTGCCGCAACCCCCGTCACCCTGAATCTCCCCATTATGTCGAAAAGAAACAGATCTAAGGGGTCACAATCAGAGAAGTTGAGGAAAGAATAAAGGGAGGAGTATATCGGGGTAGAAGATGAGAAGATAGAAAAAAGTCTATTGAGATAAGAGGGAGAGGAGCAGATCTgggaaaacaaagaaaaacccCACCTCAGGCGCAAAGTTTAGAGAGAAGCATGACTCTCTCTCACTAAAATTTCTGATTCGAGTTAGTAAGAAGTTATATGATTCCTTATATATGTGAGACAATCTCTTCTTTTGAGATACATTTGgggggttaaatgcaccattggtatggttgtctcaaaatggatactcaattttaatttaattatctctataaaatcattcaactttgaatAAATTGTGTCTCTATTAAGTCACTCCGGCGACTTTAAAAATCAAAAGACAACGAAAAAATGATGTGGTTGCCACATCAATAGTACTCAACTTTTACTGTTGATCGAAACGATACGTGAATGTCACATAATTGATCGACACGACCTGTGGCTTCCACCTAGTTGAACACATGCAGCTAGAGCTGAGCTTGGATCTCGGATATTCTTGAACCGGGTCGAATATCTGGAAAAAAAAGATCGAGTATTGGATTGAACCGTTGACTTTTTCTATGGGACCAAACCGAATACCGTTGACGTAATTAGGTATaattttggagattttcaaattcCTAATATTACTAAGTAAATATAATCGAGATTCTAGAACCATACCGAAtatctggaaaaaaaaaattcaaaaccgGATTGAACCGTGGACTTTTTCTTTTAGAACTGAACTAAATTATACCGTTGACTTTATTAGatacaattctggagattttcaAATCCCCAAACTGTATCGAACCGTACTCACCCCTACATGAAGCCACGTGTCATCTAGATGACAGTCATGTATCATTTCGGTCAGCAGTAAAAGTTGATCACTGCTGATGTAGTAGTCATGTCGCTTTTGAAGGATTTTTTTTGCTCTTAAAGTCGCCGGAGTTACTTAATTGAAACAAAATTCAAAGTCGACtgattttattaagacaaattgaaattgagtcaCCCAACCCGTACATTTGAGATCAGTTGTGTCTTTGTTTATATTCAAATTAACAAACAAAAAGCTTTCATATTAATTTATTCCATGAAAAGCAATACATAATTACTCTTCAATACATAAGTTCTTTGAGAATAATCATCTAGATATCAGGATTAGCAAGAAGATAAGCTTCAAGAGCTTTAAATAAAGCAATGGTCATTTGATCTTTTCCATTACTTTCATCTTCACTAATCTGATGATCACCAATAGTGTAGTAATGGCTCTTGTTTGTAATAATGGTTCCAACTCCATCTGAAGATGCTTCAAACTTAATGTCATTTTGTATCTTCTCAACTCCTTTCAAAACATCACCTTCAATTACTGTGTATGTATAAGTTAGCTTCTCTTCATCTATGGCTTCTACACTCTCCTTCACATACTTGAATGGAATACCTGAATATCACATTGGGTTTACAATTAAGCAATGTAGAATATTTAACAAACTCAGAGCTGATATATAAGGGATAACAGTCAAATTTAATGTAGACGTTTTAAGCCAAATGCAGATTTAgctctaacgtatgaaatttTGCAAATTTAATCGCATCGTTTTCAAGCAACATCAATTTTTGTCATGtgctaccgaaaatttgaaaagacaaTCTTCATTGTTattatgattaacttatatgcagCAGATTTAGTTGTTAGCATTTTTGACAGAATTTTCGTAATTTTGTTAGTATtgcattaaatattttagatataattgagATTTGGAATGtctgaagtgacagttaaataccaGTCAACCCggtttttttctaattttctataACGTATGACTAAAATTAATCTTCCTTGAAAACATTAAAGTTAAATTtacataattttataatttgcaCTTCTATTAAAACATTAGGGTTTAATTTAGTCTTTATccctatatataattacagcaTTCATAGATTCTCTTTACATGCcgaatttaaccctaacattttaAGGAAAGTACAGATCTAGCTCTAATAACGTGCGAAATGGTACAAATTTAACTCTAGAATTCCAAGTAATGTTAATTTTACCGTTACAttaccaaaaatttgaaaaaactgatttgattgttatttaagtGTCACATCATGTCTTAAAAAACTGAAGCAGTTTCTTTAATTTTagttggttatttgtaactatactagtaacacagtaaatattttCGACATTTTGACCAAAAAAATAGTTGTTAACATTTTAATTGGGTTTTTTGCAATAATATTAGTAACACAATGTTTATTTCAGATTTGATTTGTATTAGAAAGGtctgatgtgacagttaaaccagttttttcaaaaACATTGGAgataaatttatatcatttcGAATGTTAAAGCGAGATCTACACTTCCCTTGAAACGGTTACCTCAAaaataagtatatataaacTGATATTAGAGGAATTACAAACCTTCAGCAAAGTTGACTTGTCTGATAGTCCCAACTCCACCATCTCCTTGAACAATATCAACACTCTTAATAGCTTGAGGCATGACTTTGCTAAGAAGTTCAGTGAGATTGAAGACAACTGCTTTGAATATTCTGGAAGGAGGAAGTGCACAGGCAATCACTGTTTCAAATGTCACAAttcccattttttattttacaaatcaATTCAAAAAAATAGATTGGATAATTGCTATTTAGAACAGATAGCTTTTGTCTTTgggatggagaattttgaggaAAGGAAATGCTAATTATATATAGTTGATGAGAgcagtaaataatttattattgcccAATATACTATTTAATCCTttattttaggcttaatatgtaaccccctcacttggatcacgatatctcacacaatatcagttatagacatgctttcaattaaccaatcgttacatcttaacgacacactaatcgcctactaatcgcacgataatcgcattatgcatacaaaacttctactaacaatgagatgaatctaaaatgtatgtattcaatcatgaaaacatatatgaatgtgggaagactcatatgttagggttttggggatgttacataATAACTTCCCAACCCTTCCAAGTTGTCCCAGACCCCCAAACTTAGACTCGCTATAactaaccccctcaacttgcttatttcgaacaaataacccctcaaataggttattttggaatttttttttttttgccatttaCTTAATATATCActagattagttagatgtagcaACCGATAATTTGAtatcttttatttctgatgtaatattatgttgaatgtttttttggGTTTGggggttatttgttctaaatgAGCAACTTAaggagttatttgttccaattgagtaatttgaggggttatgtgttccaaataagcaagttgatggGTTTAGTTGTCAAAAGTCTAAGTTTGGGAGGGCAGTTGCAGTATTGGAACAACTTGAAGGGATTGAAAAGGTATTAAacctttattttaaataatttatatattttattattatttcaaataAAATGATTCTATATATTTGTTTAGGTAATTAAATATTAGGATATGTACAAATTCAtgtggagagagagagatgtaaaaaggttgaAAAGTCAAGAAACATAGGCTTAACATCCATGTTTGGCTTCTTCCTAAATCTTTGTAGTGACCTTGATTTTCAAAACATTGATATTAATTGAGATTTCAAGTAAATTGATAAGGGCTTTAAGTTTCATGTTTGGGTTTAAATTGCAATCCCCAAATGaagagaaggaaaagaaaaagaaagattagAGTTGTTCGGTATACGTGAATTTTTTCTACAACCTTGTATTTATAGGTTGTTGCACTTTTCTCTTACGTTTTTATATTAAAACTTTTGAAGTGTCACCCATTTATTAGGATACTGTGATCCACTAATGAGAATTTTTCATATGTAAAGTTTCTA encodes:
- the LOC136220043 gene encoding major allergen Pru ar 1-like, with protein sequence MGIVTFETVIACALPPSRIFKAVVFNLTELLSKVMPQAIKSVDIVQGDGGVGTIRQVNFAEGIPFKYVKESVEAIDEEKLTYTYTVIEGDVLKGVEKIQNDIKFEASSDGVGTIITNKSHYYTIGDHQISEDESNGKDQMTIALFKALEAYLLANPDI